In Thiofilum sp., the genomic window TAAAACAATTAATCGCTTTAAATGCCATGTCTTATCAAGCTATTGCTGATTTATTTAAGCTCACCCTTGAAGAGGTGGAAAAGATAGCTCAGGACATTGAGCCTACTCAGCACTGATAAGCAGCGCTTAGCTCCATTATTTACCGAAACAGCCGTAAAGCCCCTTCCTTTAACTGACTTGTGTAGATACCTATGCCTTTAGGGCGAGGAGGATGTCAAAAACGCTTCTCAACTTATCAATGGGGGTTAGAGGATGAGATTAATCAGGCAAAATTAGAACGGGAACCTTTGTACTAGCTCACCTAAACGTTTAATGGTATAGATTGGCTCAAAAGGATAATCATCTTTTTCTCGTGCATAGTGAATCGTGGTCATACCCAGCTCCGCTGCGACGGCTAAGTTTTCTAGTCGATCATCAACAAAAGCAATTTGCTCACCTGCAAGCTTACTAGCCGCTATTAAACACTGATAAATAGCAGGTTCGGGCTTTTGGCAGCCGACCGTACCACTAATAATGCGCGGCTCAAACGGGGCGCTAAACTGCAAGCGTTGCTCTAATAATTGATACCACTCCCAACCGAGATTGGAGAGAATGCCTAAACGATAATAGTGCCCAAGCTTTTGGGTGACTAGCTCTAAATCCTCATCTAATTCAAATACATCTAAAAAGTGCTGGCGTATTTGTGATTCAATTGAAAGGTCAATACCTTGCCAAAAAGCGGCTTCTGAGATATGCCCGCTAGTATAGGCATCATAGAAAGGTTTAACTTGCGCTTTGCTAGTAGTAGCAGGTAAATGAGGCATTAAACCGTGTGATACCAAATGACCATCGGTAATAATCACACCAAATACATCAAAGGCAATGAGCTGAATAGTAGGGAGCATAGAGTTAGATAAGAGCTGTATTCAAAGCCGTATCATGCGAAGTTATCGCTCTAAAGCCAAGTACTCCTTAAGGAAACTAGCGTTTGAGTATTAAATCATTATGATACCGAGTACTTTGTAGTCTATGAGGTAGACCATGACTCCGACCGATATTACCTTGAATCAACTGTCCCGCGAACTGGTACTCACTTGGCCAACGGGTGAAGAGCATACCTTGAGCTGTGAGTATCTACGGGTATATTCGCCCTCTGCTGAGGTACGTGGTCATGGCCCTGGGCAAGAGCGTCTACAAATTGGCAAAGAGAATGTGAATATCACGGCTATCGAGCCAGTCGGCATGTATGCGGTGAAATTAGTATTCGATGACAATCACGACAGTGGGCTTTACGACTGGAATTTACTCTATGATTTGGGTAAAAATCACGCCACCTATTGGCAACAGTATTTAGATAAACTGGCTGCTAAAGGTTATACCCGTAAAACTGCCGGACAAGTGATTTAATGAGTGCACTGAGTCAAAGCCTAGATACCTTAAAATACAATCAAGAGGGTCTAATCCCTGCCATTGCCCAACAATACGATACGCATGAAGTATTGATGATGGCGTGGATGAATCGGGCGAGTATTGAAGAAACTTTAAACACAGGTCGGGTTTGTTATTGGTCACGTTCGCGGCAAAAATTTTGGCGCAAAGGTGAAGAGTCAGGGCAAGTCCAACTTTTAAAAGAACTGCGCTTTGATTGCGATGCCGATACGATTTTAGTCGTGGTAGATCAAACCGGACCAGCTTGTCATACCGGACGGCGTTCGTGTTTTTATCATAAAGTGGAAGGCGAGCAAGTCATTATTGATAGCGAGCCTATGATTGACCCTAGTAAGCTCTATCACTCATGAAACGGGTACTGATGGCTATTATTCGGGGGTATCAATTAGTGCTTAGTCCTTTAATGGGCAATAATTGCCGTTTTTACCCCACCTGCTCGCACTACACCATGGAAGCGATTGAAAAGCATGGTGCACTTAAGGGGAGTTGGTTGGGGCTTAAACGCATTGGGCGCTGTCATCCGTGGAGTGAGGGCGGGGTAGATCTAGTGCCCGAACCTAAAAAAACCTGTGATCACTCTCATCATTGACCGATTGTAGGTTAGACATTGCCAAAGTTCAGCAGCCCTTTATAATTTCAACTACATAACATAGGATGATAACCAAAAAGGTTAATAATTATCCTAATGAAAATGGTGTTAATCCAGTCAGTAATTCTACGGGTTAATCAGAGTCTCAGCATATTGCTATTAATAATAATAATTTAACTAGGCTGATTATGTCTCAACTACCAGCGCAGCTCTATGATTTGGTCGTTACAGGTCATACCTCAGAACTAAAAGTCGCGGATTTAGTGCAACAATTAATGACGATTTTGGGTAAAAAAAGTGCTCAACTAGAGTTCAAATTATCCGAAGCATTAATTTTTGAACAAAATTCTAATACTGCTTTAGAAGGGGTCAGCCTTGAAGTCGCCGAACATTTTCAAAAAGAATTTGGCAAAGCGCTAGTCACTACTGAAATACGTCCCACTATTCAAATTGTTGAATTAGAAATAGAAGATGACACACCTAAGGTGTATCGTTGTCCCGCTTGTGGTCACGAACAGCCTTCGGTGAAAGATCGCCTTGATATGTGTGATGTGTGTGGGGTAATTGGTCAGCGTTATAGCAGTAATTCACGTCTCAAAATGGTGATGGAGGATGAGCGTAGACGCTTAGCACAAGAGCAGGCACAAAAAGTCCGTGAGTCCCTAGCCAAAGCCGAATATCAAGAGCGTGTTAAATTACGGCGCACCGCTCTCAAGCAGTTAGGTGTTAAAGAAAAAAAACAATGGCCTATTTGGGTAGCAATGATCGTAGGGGTTATGGCAGTGGGGGGTGGTACTTATTGGGGGTATTTATATTTGAATCCTCCGACTGAGGATACGGTAGTAGCGGATAGTGAGCAGGCAAGTGATACTAATAAAACCTTCACTATTAATCCCGCACTCTTACAGGGTAATAGTAATGCAAAAATTTCTATGACGGATCAAGCGATTGCTTTATTAGATAATGGTTTATTACCCGATGCACCGGCTATTACGATTGCCAATCCAGAAGCCTTAACTCATTCACCTACGCTCAATAGTGCTGGGGTCAGCAATGGAGTCAATGCTTCTAGTACATTAAATAGTACTGTCCCTCAATTTAATGCGACGACTCCAACAGTGGTTGAGGCGACCACGCTTAATATAGCTAACACACCGTTATTAAAAACGCATAATGGGCGTGGGTTTGAAATACTGATGAAGCTGGAGGAATTAGGTTTAGCTGATCCGCGTTTCAAGCGCTCTACCGCTCAGCATTTAGTAGATAAAGATTACTTAGATCAATTACTTAGTGGTAATCAGTGGGGTATGGGCAAAGTCTTTATCGATACCCTAACGGATAGTTATGAACAGGCTGCTATGTATACTTATGCCTTATTAACAAGACCTGATCTAGTCAATGCGCAAAGTATTAGTGAAAAATTACAAGTAGTTCTGCAACCTCTGCCTCCACGGGATGAACAACGTTTATTATTACAGGGTGCATTAGCGGTGGTACAAACGACAGAAGCTAAAACCTCTCCTATCAGTCTTAATGAAACAACCGCTTTTAAACAACTTCTAGGGCAAGTAGTTAATATTCCTGATCCAGAGCAGCGTATTCCCTTATTAATGCGTTTAGCTAATGAGCAATATTTATTTAATCAGCGTTTAGGAGCACAACAATTATTACAATTAGCTGAGCAAGAATTACCTTCAATAACAGTTGAAAAGCGCGAAGCTTTAGCGGCGCATATTGCTGCTAGTTATTTTATTATTGAAGATGAGCCGAGTATGTTAAGGGTCAGTGAGCAGGTGAATGAAGCTAGCTTAAGAGAACGTTTGTTTCAAGGTATGGAGCAAATTCGTCCTTTGGTAAAGCCATTATAAGCATCACTGACAATAGCCCTCTTGCTCAAGAGGGCTAGTCAATGGCATAAGTATGCATCTGTTTGCTAAGCATAAAGCGCCTTAAATTATGAGCAAAACCTAAACCTAAAGACGCACCAATAATATGTTCACTTTGTGGCCAAATAAGATAGCCATAGAGATCAAAAGGTTGATAGGTAAAAAACCATAAAAATAAAGCCACCCCAATAGGACCTGAAACTAAACCTGCTGTATAAAACAAGGGCAGGCGTTTTAATTTTTTAAAGAGTACTAATAGAGGCGTGGTAATAACAATTAATTGAATAGCCGCAAAAATAACGGTCAAAATCCATAGCGCATGCCAGTCTCCTTGCCACCACTCACCTGTCCGCATCCAGCTTTCAAACAACCACATACCAAAAGCAATAGAGCCTAAGATGATGATTTGTTTTAAATAAAATAGGAAAACCTGTTGCAGAGGTAAGGATTTTAACATAGTAGTCATGCCAC contains:
- a CDS encoding HAD-IA family hydrolase, with the protein product MLPTIQLIAFDVFGVIITDGHLVSHGLMPHLPATTSKAQVKPFYDAYTSGHISEAAFWQGIDLSIESQIRQHFLDVFELDEDLELVTQKLGHYYRLGILSNLGWEWYQLLEQRLQFSAPFEPRIISGTVGCQKPEPAIYQCLIAASKLAGEQIAFVDDRLENLAVAAELGMTTIHYAREKDDYPFEPIYTIKRLGELVQRFPF
- the hisI gene encoding phosphoribosyl-AMP cyclohydrolase gives rise to the protein MSALSQSLDTLKYNQEGLIPAIAQQYDTHEVLMMAWMNRASIEETLNTGRVCYWSRSRQKFWRKGEESGQVQLLKELRFDCDADTILVVVDQTGPACHTGRRSCFYHKVEGEQVIIDSEPMIDPSKLYHS
- the yidD gene encoding membrane protein insertion efficiency factor YidD, which translates into the protein MKRVLMAIIRGYQLVLSPLMGNNCRFYPTCSHYTMEAIEKHGALKGSWLGLKRIGRCHPWSEGGVDLVPEPKKTCDHSHH
- a CDS encoding DUF971 domain-containing protein — translated: MTPTDITLNQLSRELVLTWPTGEEHTLSCEYLRVYSPSAEVRGHGPGQERLQIGKENVNITAIEPVGMYAVKLVFDDNHDSGLYDWNLLYDLGKNHATYWQQYLDKLAAKGYTRKTAGQVI